In one window of Myxocyprinus asiaticus isolate MX2 ecotype Aquarium Trade chromosome 43, UBuf_Myxa_2, whole genome shotgun sequence DNA:
- the septin5b gene encoding septin 5b isoform X3: MTSSARYKSRAVKTEDGEEKEYVGFATLPNQVHRKSVKKGFDFTLMVAGESGLGKSTLVNSLFLTDLYKDRKLLNAEERINQTVEIIKHTVDIEEKGIKLKLTIVDTPGFGDAVNNTECWKAITDFIDQQFEQYFRDESGLNRKNIQDNRVHCCLYFISPFGHGLRPVDVEFMKALQDKVNVVPLISKADYLTPIEMRKMKDRVRDEIEKFGIKVYQFPDCDSDEDEEFKQQDRELKECTPFAVIGSNTVVEIKGQRVRGRLYPWGIVEVENQSHCDFVKLRNVLIRSHMHDLKDITCDVHYENYRAQCIQQMTSKLTQDNRVESPIPILPLSTPDVETEKLIKMKDEELRRMQEMLQKMQQQMHEQDL, from the exons ATGACGAGCAGCGCCAGGTACAAGAGTCGGGCGGTGAAAACAG AGGATGGAGAG GAGAAAGAGTATGTTGGCTTTGCCACCCTCCCAAACCAAGTACACAGGAAGTCGGTTAAAAAAGGCTTTGATTTCACTCTCATGGTGGCAG GGGAGTCTGGTCTTGGAAAGTCCACCCTGGTCAACAGCTTGTTCCTCACAGATTTGTACAAGGACAGGAAACTACTGAACGCTGAAG AGCGTATTAATCAGACAGTGGAGATCATCAAACACACTGTTGACATTGAAGAAAAAGGCATTAAGCTGAAATTGACCATTGTGGACACACCAGGTTTTGGAGATGCCGTCAATAATACTGAGTG ctggaaggccattactgacTTTATCGACCAGCAGTTTGAGCAGTACTTTCGAGATGAAAGCGGCTTGAACAGAAAGAATATCCAGGATAACCGTGTTCACTGCTGCCTGTACTTCATCTCTCCGTTTGGACATGG TTTGCGGCCAGTGGATGTAGAGTTTATGAAGGCACTGCAGGACAAGGTCAACGTGGTTCCGCTCATTTCCAAGGCTGACTATCTGACGCCAATAGAGATGAGGAAGATGAAGGACAGG GTGAGAGACGAGATTGAGAAGTTTGGAATCAAAGTGTACCAGTTTCCAGACTGCGATTCCGATGAGGATGAGGAGTTCAAGCAACAGGACCGAGAACTGAAG GAGTGCACCCCATTTGCCGTGATTGGGAGTAACACAGTAGTGGAGATCAAAGGTCAACGGGTGAGAGGGAGACTTTACCCATGGGGCATTGTGGAAG TGGAGAATCAGTCCCATTGTGATTTCGTCAAGCTGAGAAACGTGTTGATTCGCTCGCATATGCACGACTTGAAAGACATCACATGTGATGTGCACTACGAAAACTACAGGGCACAGTGTATACAGCAAATGACAAG CAAACTGACCCAGGATAATCGTGTGGAGAGCCCCATCCCAATATTACCACTGTCCACCCCTGATGTAGAAACAGAGAAGCTAATAAAGATGAAAGACGAAGAG TTGCGGAGAATGCAGGAAATGCTTCAGAAAATGCAACAGCAGATGCACGAACAGGACCTGTGA
- the septin5b gene encoding septin 5b isoform X1 translates to MMAAWSHGVYTCVMLFIQMNVVPSGIWKLLPRMNQTCGGPQLLLICFDFPMMSSKEALSLKDPRISVLKAAGMTSSARYKSRAVKTEDGEEKEYVGFATLPNQVHRKSVKKGFDFTLMVAGESGLGKSTLVNSLFLTDLYKDRKLLNAEERINQTVEIIKHTVDIEEKGIKLKLTIVDTPGFGDAVNNTECWKAITDFIDQQFEQYFRDESGLNRKNIQDNRVHCCLYFISPFGHGLRPVDVEFMKALQDKVNVVPLISKADYLTPIEMRKMKDRVRDEIEKFGIKVYQFPDCDSDEDEEFKQQDRELKECTPFAVIGSNTVVEIKGQRVRGRLYPWGIVEVENQSHCDFVKLRNVLIRSHMHDLKDITCDVHYENYRAQCIQQMTSKLTQDNRVESPIPILPLSTPDVETEKLIKMKDEELRRMQEMLQKMQQQMHEQDL, encoded by the exons atgatggctgcgtggtcccatggtgtttatacttgtgtaatgttgtttatacagatgaacgtggtaccttcaggcatttggaaattgctcccaaggatgaaccagacttgtggaggtccacaacttttgctgatttgttttgattttcccatgatgtcaagcaaagaggcactgagtttgaag GATCCGCGAATCAGCGTTCTGAAAGCGGCCGGGATGACGAGCAGCGCCAGGTACAAGAGTCGGGCGGTGAAAACAG AGGATGGAGAG GAGAAAGAGTATGTTGGCTTTGCCACCCTCCCAAACCAAGTACACAGGAAGTCGGTTAAAAAAGGCTTTGATTTCACTCTCATGGTGGCAG GGGAGTCTGGTCTTGGAAAGTCCACCCTGGTCAACAGCTTGTTCCTCACAGATTTGTACAAGGACAGGAAACTACTGAACGCTGAAG AGCGTATTAATCAGACAGTGGAGATCATCAAACACACTGTTGACATTGAAGAAAAAGGCATTAAGCTGAAATTGACCATTGTGGACACACCAGGTTTTGGAGATGCCGTCAATAATACTGAGTG ctggaaggccattactgacTTTATCGACCAGCAGTTTGAGCAGTACTTTCGAGATGAAAGCGGCTTGAACAGAAAGAATATCCAGGATAACCGTGTTCACTGCTGCCTGTACTTCATCTCTCCGTTTGGACATGG TTTGCGGCCAGTGGATGTAGAGTTTATGAAGGCACTGCAGGACAAGGTCAACGTGGTTCCGCTCATTTCCAAGGCTGACTATCTGACGCCAATAGAGATGAGGAAGATGAAGGACAGG GTGAGAGACGAGATTGAGAAGTTTGGAATCAAAGTGTACCAGTTTCCAGACTGCGATTCCGATGAGGATGAGGAGTTCAAGCAACAGGACCGAGAACTGAAG GAGTGCACCCCATTTGCCGTGATTGGGAGTAACACAGTAGTGGAGATCAAAGGTCAACGGGTGAGAGGGAGACTTTACCCATGGGGCATTGTGGAAG TGGAGAATCAGTCCCATTGTGATTTCGTCAAGCTGAGAAACGTGTTGATTCGCTCGCATATGCACGACTTGAAAGACATCACATGTGATGTGCACTACGAAAACTACAGGGCACAGTGTATACAGCAAATGACAAG CAAACTGACCCAGGATAATCGTGTGGAGAGCCCCATCCCAATATTACCACTGTCCACCCCTGATGTAGAAACAGAGAAGCTAATAAAGATGAAAGACGAAGAG TTGCGGAGAATGCAGGAAATGCTTCAGAAAATGCAACAGCAGATGCACGAACAGGACCTGTGA
- the LOC127433869 gene encoding claudin-5-like, translating to MISACLEFIGLGLSVTGTLLVMVACGLPMWKVSAFIEGNIVVAQNIWDGLWMSCVVQSTGQMQCKVHDSVLALTTDLQTARALTVISAVMGVQGLMVTIAGAQCTNCISKESIKAKVVNAGGVIYIISGLFVLVPLCWMANNIISDFYDPQVPYAKKREIGAALYIGWAASAMLLLGGAFLCFSRPHDEKSSYPLKYAPTKSATINGDYDKQNYV from the coding sequence ATGATTTCTGCATGCCTGGAGTTTATCGGTCTTGGCTTGAGCGTCACTGGGACCCTTTTGGTGATGGTGGCATGTGGGTTGCCCATGTGGAAAGTGTCCGCCTTCATCGAGGGCAACATTGTGGTAGCAcagaacatctgggatggcctgtgGATGTCCTGCGTGGTCCAAAGCACAGGTCAGATGCAGTGCAAGGTCCACGACTCTGTCCTGGCACTGACCACAGACCTGCAGACCGCTCGGGCTCTGACGGTCATTTCAGCGGTGATGGGTGTCCAGGGTTTGATGGTGACCATCGCTGGCGCTCAGTGCACCAACTGCATCAGCAAAGAGTCCATCAAAGCCAAAGTGGTGAATGCCGGAGGGGTCATATACATAATATCCGGCTTGTTTGTGTTGGTGCCCTTGTGTTGGATGGCCAACAACATCATCTCAGACTTCTACGACCCTCAAGTTCCTTATGCAAAGAAGAGAGAAATTGGGGCTGCTCTCTACATTGGATGGGCAGCATCTGCCATGCTTCTGCTCGGAGGAGCATTTCTGTGTTTCTCCCGTCCGCATGATGAAAAATCCTCGTATCCCCTCAAGTACGCTCCCACAAAGAGCGCAACAATAAATGGAGACTATGATAAACAAAACTACGTCTGA